Within Anguilla anguilla isolate fAngAng1 chromosome 11, fAngAng1.pri, whole genome shotgun sequence, the genomic segment CCTGAATTACACAGTCATAAAATTCATTAAAGCACTCTCTTATCACGGTGTTTATTGTGCCCTATCCTccattatgtatgtatgtatgtgcatataaatGCCCCAGCAGGCACATCACTCAGGACGAGGGACACAGAGGTCTGTCACCCCTGAGGTTTTTGTCTGGTGCggaaaatacattcaaattgaGAACACGTTACACCCTCTAGCACAGGGAAGACGTACGGCTCGGGTATACCCAGCCACCCCACGGCAGAGAATGAGGGGGTTCGCACTCTCTCCTCCAGCGAGGCAGAGGCCAGGTGGAGGATACATCCCGACATTCTTCTGCTCTGTCCGACCAACCGTGCCCGAGAGCCAGGCTGAAAAATAAGAACGAGAGAGGGTGGTTCAGTCACTGAAACACCACCACAACAAGACAAGGCAGAGGGTAGAGGACTGTTAGTGTTGCTGTGAACCCAAAGCAGGATCTCATCATGTGGCAACCAGAGCCTCGGTGACAGATCACTATTAAAACTAACCATTGCATGGCCACCGGCTTCATTTCTCAGACAACTTCTTGGTTACAAAAgtgtaaatcaataaataataatcaatcaaTACACCGATATCATTGTAAATAACAAGTGTTCATGCCCCCAAAAGCTGGCAAATATGATTCCGTTCATCAGATGAGCTAAGGGTACGCTGAGAAGTAAGAGAGATGTATTCTCAAGAATTGCTTCCCCACATTATTATTCAACATCAGACACTGAGCAAACACCTTAATGCTGTCCCAGTTACATGTTCACTCCATGAAGAGTCACAACACCAGCCACCCAAGGGGAGGGAAGTGCAGGAAACAGGACGTAGAAGACTGGGAAAAATCACAGGCCCAACTATTCAGTGAGGAATATTCTATTCTTTAGCTGGGGCTGAATTGTGGGAATAAAGGCTTTGTTCATAACCTAATAATGGAATACTTCCGTACGCCGTCCTTGAAAGTCATATTGTGCGATCCTCTCTTTGATCCTGTTTTCCAGTGAGCTTCAAATGTGAAGGATATGCTGTACCTAGATCCAGTTCACAATATTTTCTCAGTACTGGAATGATGTTTCTAACCATGCGATAAAGACTGGAGGGaaagtgagaaaaatattttgcaaagttTATGAGTGAACCAGAAACATATTCAGAATTCACACTGCACTGGAATGTTAGGACAGATAGTCCTATTGTAACCCTTTAACACAATTTTCTGTAgtatgctgttgctgttgtcaaaAATATAAAGGGATATATAATTCTCACAGTCTTCAACTAAGCTCTGCTGCTTGGTCTTACAAAATCAAGAACTTCAAAGTTCCAGGGGGCGTGTGGGTTTTGCGCCATTGTATAACGGCTTGAATAACAGAAGAAAGTAAAAATATGGACACATTTGAACTCTGGCCTTTCGCATTTCAGAAATTTTCCCTGAACACCAGGAcgaagcacatttttaaacactggACGAGGCACATTTTTCCGCGACAGCGGCGAAGCTCgcagagcgagggagggagtgggtggCAGTCGAGTGACTGATGGCGAGCTTGTCGATTTTATGGTGTTTTTCCTCAGTCTCGCCTCGGCCTGCCCTGCCTGGCTCAGGCCACGGGACACAAAGACGGGAAAAAACATCAGAGTCAAGGTCACTGTACAAGCCCTCCGCCCCTCAATCAGGAAGAGCCCAGAACACAGTGGCTCTCGGGGCTCCGCCCATCCAGCAGGAAGAATACAAAACACATCGGGTACAGGACCCCGCCCCTCAGGGGAGAAAGTGCGCAGCACAAATGGGGTCCAGTGACCCGCCCTCAAACAAAGTCAGCAATGTTCTCCTGTAAACAGGCAGCTCACGCAGTACAACAGTGACTCCTGGTGAACCTCCCATGAAGCAACACATCTGCACTGTAACTGTATCGGTATTATCTCCACCCTCCATCGCTGTTGTGCCAAAGAAGAGAACTGCAGAACTGACTAAGGAAAAACTTCAGAGAGGAACCATGGCTTTTTCATGCTCATCTCTAGCTCAACTGACCTGGGTGAATCATGTGACTCTCAAAGTCACAGGACAGCTCATAGCTGTAGTCTTTCCCTCTTCCTGGTCATCCTGAGCTAAACTCTTGCTTCTTCACACTTGTCGATGCTGGCATCTCACGGTCCTCAAGCTTCTTCAAGTTCCCGAAGACAAATAGAGCAAATGGGAGCTCTCACACCAGAGCTaccaaatggagaaaaaaacaacatcattttcatattaatgaaGGAATTCTCCCATCTTCTGAGCAGCAACACGGTCCACAGTCCAAGCCATCTCACTTTAAGGTAAACACATCCATCATATACTAAATAACATGTCTCAAATGCCACATgagcagtttcatttttttaaagcaatgcatCAGTGACCTTAATTTATTCAGACATGTTGACAGCACTGAGTATACCTTCAACATCCTCTATGAGATTCATACAAGTCAACCCACCCATATGCACAGCtataataaattatatgtgaaatttaaaacaaaaattgaaaatgtagttcacttttatacagtatatacagatTTTGGAtattaattactttttcatatcaATTCTGTGCATTGATCATTCATGACAGTAAGTGATACAGCGGAGGGGCTTGGTTACACAGGTATTATTTCACCTAAATAGTGATAAGTGGCCCATATAAGTGATCATGTGAAAGTCAAGCTTGGTGAGAACcaagaaatgaaatgcataaaagaaacaaaattctCTACTTAAAACTGTTGGAGTCTGGTATAAGTTGTACATTATATGTTATCCCTTGCGGTCAGGATGTTTGCTTCCAGAAAATTCAATACATTCACAATGTTGTTACAAGAAAGATTGCAAAAGTTAACAAATTTCTCTTAATTTGCTGTAGGTTCTGTACCATTTTATTAAATggacatacagtgagctctataatgtttgggacaaagatatatttttcttgatCTGACAGAATATACCTTTTTCCCAAACTTTATGGAACTCACTGTATGTAAATtcacttttatatatatatatatatttatcattatttttcacAGCCAGATTTACAGAACATCTACTGAGTAACAGAGCGGTACCACGTGTGGTAGCATCAGCTGCAGATCTTGAATTTCCTCCTATTGTGCTTACTTTGATAGTAGAATTAAATGGAAACAAGGGTGTAAGATTGGAAAGATCATACTGCTGGTATAGTGATTATCAGGCTGGGCTGGGGGACAGAGGTGTTAGACTGCAGCGAGGAGTGTTGCTGCTGTACTGATGATCATCCCAGAGGTCTAAGGCAAGATTGAAGCCGGAGAGTCGAGGTCAGgaaatgtgggggggggttgaacaGGGACAGCCACAGCGCTGTGAAATATCGTGGAGGGGCTCACATGGTCCGACAGGTCCTGACAGAGGTCTGAAGCATACCAAACACTTTCAAAGAACGGGCTTTGGCCTGTCCCGTGATCCAAAGAACTGCTACAGGCATGTCCTGTTACGCTGTTGTGCAGAGTGATTGACCGTTCCCACTGCCAGAGAGATTTAAATGGGAATAGAAAGGattacaacagaaaaacagacatttcagaatgaatgtttctctctctgctcctgatAAAACCGTAAATCTGACATACGGCATGCACTGCTGTAGCAGTGATTCTAGTTGAAGATTTGGTACGAATGACCAGCCTGCCAAGGTTTGTGCcactggatggatagatggacaAATACAGAgcagtcattaaaaataaagatattaaaAACAATTGGGGTTCACCAATCAGCCTGCAACATGCAGAACCTTATTCTGATCTAAGGAAGAAAACCCTATTGGATATGAACTGAAGTAATATACTCAGAGAGGTGAATTCAGTTACTGGAGTGGTATTTCCCCTTGACCTACAGCACACTAACAGcagcacaacaacaacaacagcaccacacacacatgcacacacatgcacacatgcaaacgtacatacatacacacacacacacgcaggcacatgcatgcacacgcacgcacacacacacaccacagctaTCAGCAGTCTACCATACATATCCCAACACTGGGTTATAAGAGGGAAGCGCATCACTAAGGACACAATAAGTACTTCTTACTTAAAgcagccaaaacaaaatgcaaaaagctTTCATTCAAATTCTGTAACGTGTAACATATAAACCGTGGctttaaaatcaaaacattgttttttttaaatctttgcatAAGCAGAAGGGGATGCCCTGAAAATGTCCATGTCTTCCTAAAGAGAAGCAAAAAATTTGTCCTTGACCAATAACAACAGCATTGCTTTTGACTCGTCCCTAGATGACAGAGTCCTGCTGATGTAATCAGTTGAAGTGGGGTTTGAGACGTGAAAAATAATTAGTAGCTCATTTATATTTGAACTCTCTGTATTACTTATCAAATGTTctgcatttattcaaaatgttgCCCACACTTACAATTATAtagtaaaatacaaatactgtaGTGGTCTACTCAGAAAAACCACATTAAAAccaggttaaaataaaattctggcaTTTAGGGTGCTTCctaatatgttcacatttttctgAGATTTGTTATTTCATGGTGCAATCATTTTGGCCAATAAGAATAGAAGGCAATGGACAATTATCATAATGCAAGGTGTTTCACATAgaaggacatttttttctggtttggACATATAAATAAGATCTCATTCTGCCATCTAGAGGAATGATTGGGTTAGTACaattctcttctttttttcaaaacaccATAGGAAATAATTTGACTCACCATGCAACTTAACATCCACTGCTGAAGAAAGCACACTTTTCAGTGCAAATTGACTGGATTAATTTTCGAAGATTAGATTCTGCTAAGTAGTTAGTAATATTTAGCTTTTTGAGAGTTAGCCTACCCAGGACTTTGCctctatttattaattttttttccagagagtTACTAAATAGATAAATGATGAAAACATGGACATGATGacagaaatataaacaattttGTAATTTCTGAACCTCCCGggtacattttctgaaccaatgACATTCCTGAAATGCTACCATTGATTCACTGTTTTTGAGGACAGGTAAATATGGGCTTAAATATATTGTGAAGCTCTCTCACATGCCACCCTCCTCATATGCTACAGGCCTCCTTCATCATGATTGTTCTTTTAACCTTTTCTGCTTCGAGACCCTGCATCCACGTACCAGTCCTAATCAGGATCTACACAAGGAAACTCTACTGCTGATTAGTGTGGACACCCTGTGTCTTAATGAATTCATATCAAGAACACTGCTGGTTTAAATCAATTCTTGGTCACTTCAGCCTCTTTGTACATCATGCCCTTGTAGTAAATAATACAACTTATTTCtccaatgaaaacatttatatgcGCAATCAGCAAGGCAATCATTCCTGTGGAGCAGGATGTCGCTGGCATGATTGCCTGGTAGATTGTTTTTTGACAATGATGATAATCAGCAGACATTTCCAGTGTAGTCACATGAAATCCTGGAGTGTCAAATGGAGAAATAGCTTTGCGGCTCTgcaaaaagcacacagaaaagCGTGACTTAAATTCACAATAATTGAATTTTacacccccccctttccccaccaaaacaaataaaaaataaaatatatcagttGTATAAATGAAAGTATGTGTATCATTGTCTCTTCACTCGGCTACATTAGAGCAAATAGTTTGTGCTTTACTTTCGCAACATGATGTTGAATTTATAAACAGcggtgtgttttctgtgtgtatttaagaATCTCTTATCTCTCAGCTCTTATCATCCCTGGTATTTCACTATAACAGTATTTGTGCATACAATATATTCCAAGTATTCACAGTCAATAAAAAGCAGACCAAAGcaaataaactaaatataaaaagcagCATTAATGATAGTGTAATACCATTCCAAGAACCAAGAGGCACTGGGTAAGACATAACCTTCtcaattaaatcaaaatgagtTGTAAAATGACTTGCCTTGTTTTATGTTTAGGTAGTATACTTCATACTTAAGTTTACATCTGTTTGCTACTGTTAGGGATTGTAAAGAAATTAGACCCACAAAACAGGTGAAGTAAATGAACTCTATAACCAACAGTCATCCATTACTTTCTGAGaaaccatgaaaaccagcataccaTGTGGCTCCTTAGGGCCAGAGTTGGCCTGCATCGATATATATAACCTCTATGAATTCATTACCTCCGTGTATATGTAAGCAGAGGAGACCACTTTAAAATAATGCCCTTAGTGGAAACAGTTTGTCTTGCTGATGTCTGTGTCCCCAATCCAAAATCATGCAACACAATCTCTTTGTGTTTTCAGGTTTCCTCTTAAAGTGCAAAACCTCACTGTGAGCTTCAGACATGAGGCAGATGAAACGCACCGCATACAGCATCCTGCTGGTCTGCGTCCTGGCGCTGTGGATGGACTCTGTCCAGGCTGGCTCCAGCTTCCTCAGCCCCTCACAGAGACCGCAGGTACGGCCACGGGCCAATCACATGCTGGATGCAGGCCACGCCAGCGCAAATCAGGCAGAATATATCTATAGCTCACTTTCATCAGACCGAGACTCACCATTTCTGTTTCCTGCAAGCTAACTAGCTCTCATGTAAAATACTCTCACAGGTGCTGTAAATTTGCAAGAACGAGATGGAGTGACTTCATTGTCAAAGAAATGTGTTAGACAAATTAGTTAAGTTACATTTTGCAACCACAccagcatgtttgtgtgtgtcaatTGAAGGGTTACAGAGTAACTGCAGTTTAAAAGATTGTAAGGTATATTTAGAGGAAACCTAACGGGTCAAAGTCAGTGGTAGCCAACCTAGTTCCGggagttttcatttcaaccctaattttgcacacctgattctaattagcagctcattgaaatctctagctgttgaatgagtcatgctttgttagtgttggagtgaaaacctacaggacagtagatctccaggaacagggttacaACTGGTCTAAGCTGATGGAAGGCTACTCCGGCTCTGCAGGGGAAGGATAAGAAGCCTCCCAGGGTTGGCAGACGAGACTCAGATGGGATCCTGGACCTGTTTATGAGGCCCCCATTGCAGGATGAAGACATCAGACACATTACGGTTTGTGGACCCACTACCAGGATGGACTATCAttatttgtcatgttttttatttttacaaataatacaCTGTGATAGTGGGATAGTCACCAGACCAAATATATAACCAGAAAGAACTCACAGCATTATCCTTCCATTTACCTGATCTGTTGCAGCCCGAGTTGTTGTGAAAAACGTTTCAGATCACTGCTATACacgtgacaaaaaaaaaactgctcttcGGCTAGTGTGCAAAATTTTGCAAGCCACCAGGTCTAATGTTACAATCCTCATAATCATGATGCGCATAATTTATGAATAACCCTCCATTGTCTTAAACTAGTGTAAGAAGCCAGCCAGAACTGCCCCTCTTGAACTAACGTTGATTTCCTCCACTGTCAGTTTAACACTCCTTTTGAGATCGGGATCACCATGACTGAGGAGCTGTTCCAGCAATATGGAGAAGTGATGCAGAAGATCATGCAGGATTTGCTGATGGACACACCTGCCAAAGGTTAGACAGAAACCTTCCACTGACCCTTACC encodes:
- the ghrl gene encoding ghrelin/obestatin prepropeptide; protein product: MRQMKRTAYSILLVCVLALWMDSVQAGSSFLSPSQRPQGKDKKPPRVGRRDSDGILDLFMRPPLQDEDIRHITFNTPFEIGITMTEELFQQYGEVMQKIMQDLLMDTPAKE